A region of Streptomyces sp. NBC_01750 DNA encodes the following proteins:
- a CDS encoding enoyl-CoA hydratase/isomerase family protein — MEPPQSSEPHAHSHSHSHSHSPQLTHTVADGVATVRISNPAKRNAMTAGMWRALPELLGQLATDEAVRVLVLTGEGPTFCAGADISSLREPGEAPQSLAVRAEEALAAFPKPTLAAVRGYCVGGGCQLAAACDLRFAEEGALFGVTPAKLGIVYPSSSTRRLVSLVGPAAAKYLLFSAELIDTQRALRTGLVDEVLPGAELGKRVAEFTRIIASRSQLTQAAAKEFATGRTDRDTHWEEQARGSGDPAEGVAAFLERRAPRFTWTT, encoded by the coding sequence ATGGAGCCGCCCCAGTCGTCCGAGCCGCACGCGCACTCGCACTCGCACTCGCACTCGCACTCGCCGCAGTTGACGCACACCGTCGCGGACGGTGTCGCCACCGTCCGCATCAGCAATCCCGCCAAGCGCAATGCCATGACCGCCGGGATGTGGCGGGCGCTGCCCGAGTTGCTCGGACAGCTGGCGACGGACGAGGCGGTACGGGTGCTGGTGCTGACAGGCGAGGGCCCGACCTTCTGCGCCGGCGCCGACATCTCCTCGCTGCGTGAGCCCGGCGAGGCCCCCCAGTCGCTGGCCGTACGGGCCGAGGAGGCGCTGGCCGCGTTCCCGAAGCCCACGCTTGCTGCGGTGCGCGGCTACTGCGTGGGCGGCGGCTGCCAGCTGGCCGCGGCGTGCGATCTGCGGTTCGCGGAGGAGGGCGCTCTGTTCGGCGTGACGCCGGCGAAACTCGGAATCGTCTACCCGTCCTCCTCCACCCGGCGGCTGGTCTCGCTGGTGGGTCCGGCCGCCGCCAAGTATCTGCTGTTCTCCGCCGAGTTGATCGATACACAGCGGGCGCTGCGGACCGGTCTGGTGGACGAGGTGCTGCCGGGCGCCGAACTGGGCAAGCGGGTGGCGGAGTTCACCAGGATCATCGCGTCGCGCTCCCAGCTCACCCAGGCCGCGGCGAAGGAGTTCGCCACGGGCCGCACCGACCGTGACACGCACTGGGAGGAGCAGGCGCGCGGCAGCGGCGACCCCGCGGAGGGGGTCGCCGCCTTCCTGGAGCGCAGAGCGCCCCGGTTCACCTGGACCACCTGA
- a CDS encoding DJ-1/PfpI family protein, with the protein MQIAIVLFDRFTALDAVGPYEMLCRLPGAEVVFVAEHTGPVSNDRGDLALVATKTFAEVNSPDIVVVPGGPGQSDQMENETLLGWLRAVDATTTWTTSVCTGSLLLAAAGLLKGRPATSHWLALDFLRRFGAEPTGERVVTDGKYVTAAGVSSGIDMGLTLVGRIADKEHAQAVQLLTEYDPQPPYDAGSPQKAPAALVEEFRTKSRFILR; encoded by the coding sequence ATGCAGATCGCCATTGTCCTCTTCGACCGCTTCACCGCCCTGGACGCCGTGGGGCCCTACGAAATGCTCTGCCGCCTTCCCGGCGCCGAGGTGGTCTTCGTCGCCGAGCACACCGGACCGGTCAGCAACGACCGCGGCGACCTCGCGCTCGTCGCCACGAAGACGTTTGCCGAGGTGAACAGCCCGGATATCGTCGTCGTCCCCGGCGGCCCCGGCCAGAGCGACCAGATGGAGAACGAGACACTGCTGGGCTGGCTGCGCGCCGTCGACGCCACCACGACCTGGACGACCTCGGTCTGCACAGGCTCGCTGCTGCTCGCCGCGGCCGGCCTGCTCAAGGGCCGCCCGGCCACCTCGCACTGGCTGGCGCTGGACTTCCTGCGCCGGTTCGGCGCCGAGCCCACCGGCGAGCGTGTCGTCACCGACGGCAAGTACGTCACCGCCGCGGGTGTCTCGTCCGGCATCGACATGGGGCTGACGCTGGTCGGCAGGATCGCGGACAAGGAGCACGCGCAGGCTGTACAGCTGCTCACCGAGTACGACCCTCAGCCGCCGTACGACGCCGGATCGCCGCAGAAGGCCCCGGCCGCGCTGGTCGAGGAGTTCCGTACAAAGAGCCGCTTCATCCTCCGGTAG
- a CDS encoding SCO6745 family protein, whose product MSSPTSRAGRRCHNALNPLHSTVYFSPDFTQQLAQLGIEDASAAYFAGRGAAMGAVGPGVVAAAFYNFNHELIARHLPAVWDTASPGAVLEARLRAVDSTLRRLLGDDVVASKELAEAAELALRAAEAGTRHARPLYAAHADLPVPEEPHLAYWHAATLLREHRGDAHLVALLSAELDPVEALVSHTATGKGMAPRWILATRGWRRADWEAAEGRLRERGLLDGDGELTEAGAGLRAELEEHTDRLDRAPYEHLGAEGVERLTELGRGFLMAAVSAGAFPADISGGKG is encoded by the coding sequence ATGAGTTCTCCGACATCGCGCGCCGGACGCCGCTGCCACAATGCCCTCAACCCGCTGCACTCGACGGTCTACTTCTCGCCCGACTTCACGCAGCAGCTCGCGCAGCTCGGCATCGAGGACGCGAGTGCCGCCTACTTCGCCGGGCGCGGCGCCGCGATGGGCGCCGTGGGGCCGGGTGTGGTCGCCGCGGCCTTCTACAACTTCAACCACGAGCTGATCGCCCGGCATCTGCCCGCAGTGTGGGACACCGCATCCCCCGGGGCCGTGCTCGAGGCGCGGCTGCGTGCCGTGGACAGCACGCTGCGGCGGCTGCTCGGCGACGATGTCGTCGCGTCGAAGGAGCTTGCGGAGGCCGCGGAGCTGGCGCTGCGCGCCGCCGAGGCAGGCACCCGGCACGCCCGGCCCCTGTACGCGGCGCACGCCGATCTGCCCGTGCCCGAGGAGCCGCATCTCGCCTACTGGCATGCCGCGACCCTGCTGCGCGAACATCGCGGGGACGCCCATCTCGTGGCGCTGCTCTCCGCGGAGCTCGACCCCGTAGAGGCCCTGGTGAGCCACACCGCGACCGGCAAGGGCATGGCGCCGCGCTGGATTCTGGCCACGCGCGGCTGGCGGCGTGCGGACTGGGAGGCGGCCGAGGGACGTCTGCGCGAGCGCGGGCTGCTGGACGGCGATGGCGAGTTGACCGAGGCGGGCGCGGGACTCCGGGCCGAGCTGGAGGAGCACACGGACCGCCTCGACCGGGCACCGTACGAGCATCTGGGCGCCGAGGGCGTCGAGCGGCTGACCGAGCTCGGGCGCGGCTTTCTGATGGCCGCGGTGAGCGCGGGCGCCTTCCCCGCGGACATCAGTGGCGGCAAGGGCTGA
- a CDS encoding Tex family protein: MTTSIEGRIAEELGVRERQVKAAVELLDGGSTVPFIARYRKEATEMLDDAQLRTLEERLRYLRELEERRTAILESVREQGKLDEALEAQIRGADTKARLEDIYLPFKPKRRTKAQIAREAGLEPLADGLLGDPSVEPLAAAAAFVDADKGVADAAAALDGARAILTERFSEDADLIGELRERMWTRGRLAAKVREGKGDAKEGPGAKFADYFDFAEPFTKLPSHRVLAMLRGEKEEILDLVLEPEEPSEQPGPSAYEGMVARRFDVADRGRPGDKWLLDTVRWAWRTRILVHLGIDLRLRLRTAAEDEAVRVFAANLRDLLLAAPAGTRATLGLDPGFRTGVKVAVVDATGKVVATDVIHPHVPANRWEESLAKLARLAKEHAVDLIAIGNGTASRETDKLAGELCAKHPELGLTKVMVSEAGASVYSASAFASQELPDMDVSLRGAVSIARRLQDPLAELVKIDPKSIGVGQYQHDLSEVKLSRSLDAVVEDCVNGVGVDVNTASAPLLSRVSGIGTGLAENIVAHRDSNGPFRSRKALKEVARLGPKAYEQCAGFLRIRGGDDPLDASSVHPEAYPVVRRMVKAVGDEVASLIGNAPVLRSLKPVEFVDETFGLPTVTDILRELEKPGRDPRPAFKTATFKEGVEKLGDLAPGMVLEGVVTNVAAFGAFVDVGVHQDGLVHVSAMSKTFVKDPRDVVKPGDVVKVKVIDVDIPRKRIALTLRLEDEATPKAGGGPKQRERGERGGRPPQQRRQQGGQGGQGGRGGDRGGDRQAPAPANSAMADALRRAGLADPKRRG, translated from the coding sequence GTGACGACGTCCATCGAAGGCAGGATCGCCGAGGAGCTCGGCGTACGCGAGCGGCAGGTGAAGGCGGCCGTCGAGCTGCTCGACGGCGGGTCGACCGTGCCGTTCATCGCGCGCTACCGCAAGGAAGCGACCGAGATGCTCGACGATGCGCAGCTGCGCACGCTCGAGGAGCGGCTGCGGTATCTGCGGGAGCTGGAGGAGCGGCGGACCGCGATCCTGGAGTCCGTACGCGAGCAGGGCAAACTGGACGAGGCGCTCGAGGCGCAGATCCGGGGCGCCGACACCAAGGCGCGTCTTGAGGACATCTACCTGCCGTTCAAGCCGAAGCGGCGGACGAAGGCGCAGATCGCGCGCGAGGCCGGTCTCGAGCCGCTCGCCGATGGCCTGCTCGGCGACCCGTCGGTGGAGCCGCTCGCGGCCGCGGCGGCCTTCGTGGACGCGGACAAGGGTGTGGCGGACGCCGCCGCGGCGCTGGACGGCGCACGGGCGATTCTGACCGAGCGTTTCTCCGAGGACGCCGACCTGATCGGCGAGCTGCGCGAACGGATGTGGACGCGGGGCCGGCTCGCGGCGAAGGTACGCGAGGGCAAGGGCGACGCCAAAGAGGGGCCGGGCGCCAAGTTCGCCGACTACTTCGACTTCGCGGAGCCCTTCACCAAGCTGCCCTCGCACCGGGTGCTCGCCATGCTCCGTGGCGAGAAGGAGGAAATCCTCGACCTGGTGCTGGAGCCGGAGGAGCCGTCCGAGCAGCCGGGCCCTTCGGCGTACGAGGGCATGGTCGCCCGGCGCTTCGACGTCGCCGACAGGGGGCGGCCCGGCGACAAGTGGCTTCTGGACACGGTGCGCTGGGCCTGGCGAACCCGGATCCTGGTCCATCTGGGGATCGACTTGCGGCTGCGGCTGCGTACGGCCGCCGAGGACGAGGCGGTACGGGTCTTCGCGGCGAACCTGCGGGATCTGCTGCTGGCCGCGCCGGCGGGTACGCGGGCGACGCTCGGACTCGACCCCGGTTTCCGTACGGGTGTGAAGGTCGCCGTCGTCGACGCGACGGGCAAGGTCGTCGCGACGGACGTCATCCACCCGCACGTCCCGGCGAACAGGTGGGAGGAGTCGCTGGCGAAACTGGCGCGTCTGGCCAAGGAGCACGCGGTCGATCTGATCGCGATCGGCAACGGCACGGCGTCCCGGGAGACCGACAAGCTCGCCGGTGAACTGTGCGCCAAGCACCCGGAGTTGGGCCTCACCAAGGTGATGGTCTCGGAGGCCGGCGCTTCGGTGTACTCCGCGTCCGCGTTCGCCTCGCAGGAACTGCCCGACATGGATGTGTCGCTGCGCGGAGCCGTCTCCATCGCGCGCCGTCTCCAGGACCCGCTCGCGGAGCTGGTGAAGATCGACCCCAAGTCGATCGGTGTCGGCCAGTACCAGCACGATCTGTCCGAGGTGAAGCTCTCCCGCTCGCTGGACGCGGTCGTGGAGGACTGTGTGAACGGCGTCGGCGTCGACGTCAACACCGCGTCCGCACCGCTGCTCTCACGGGTGTCGGGCATCGGCACCGGCCTCGCCGAGAACATCGTCGCGCACCGTGACTCCAACGGTCCGTTCCGTTCGCGCAAGGCGCTCAAGGAGGTGGCGCGGCTCGGCCCGAAAGCGTACGAGCAGTGCGCGGGCTTCCTGCGGATCCGGGGCGGGGACGACCCGCTGGACGCCTCCAGCGTGCACCCGGAGGCATATCCGGTGGTGCGGCGGATGGTGAAGGCCGTGGGTGACGAGGTGGCCTCGCTGATCGGCAACGCACCGGTGCTGCGCTCGCTGAAGCCGGTGGAGTTCGTGGACGAGACGTTCGGTCTGCCTACGGTGACGGACATCCTGCGGGAGCTGGAGAAGCCGGGGCGCGACCCGCGGCCTGCGTTCAAGACCGCCACCTTCAAGGAGGGCGTGGAGAAGCTCGGCGACCTTGCGCCGGGGATGGTTCTGGAGGGCGTGGTGACCAATGTCGCTGCGTTCGGCGCGTTCGTGGACGTCGGTGTCCACCAGGACGGTCTGGTCCATGTGTCGGCGATGTCCAAGACCTTCGTCAAGGACCCGCGGGATGTGGTGAAGCCGGGCGACGTGGTGAAGGTGAAGGTCATCGACGTCGACATCCCACGCAAGCGGATCGCCCTGACACTGCGGCTGGAGGACGAGGCCACGCCGAAGGCGGGCGGTGGCCCGAAGCAGCGTGAGCGGGGTGAGCGGGGCGGCCGTCCGCCGCAGCAGCGCCGTCAGCAGGGCGGGCAGGGCGGCCAGGGCGGCCGCGGCGGGGACCGTGGCGGCGACCGCCAGGCCCCGGCGCCGGCGAACAGCGCGATGGCGGACGCGCTGCGGCGCGCAGGCCTTGCGGATCCCAAGCGGCGCGGCTGA
- a CDS encoding ABC-F family ATP-binding cassette domain-containing protein → MTATLVAKDLAAGHGDRSLFSGLDLVVAPGDVIGLVGVNGAGKSTLLRLLAGLDRPERGELKLSPPTAAVGHLPQEPERRAEETVRDFLARRTGVAAAQIAMDDSTQALVDGAPGADDAYSTSLERWLDLGGADLDERAEEVAASLGLTVGLDQPMTGLSGGQAARAGLASLLLSRYDVFLLDEPTNDLDLDGLDRLETFVKGLRAGTVVVSHDREFLTRTVTKVLELDLAQQRITLYGGGYAAYLEERETARRHAREDFEEYADKKAALEGRAQMQRSWMDKGVKNARRKATDSDKLGRKFRSEASEKQASKARQTQRMIERLDTVDEPRKEWELRMEIASAPRSGSVVATLRGAEVRRGDFSFGPADLQIDWADRVAITGANGAGKSTLLAALLGRLTLDAGHASLGSGVVVGEVDQVRGLFYGTETLLDAFCAAVPETEPAEVRTLLAKFGLKAEHVMRPATTLSPGERTRAALALLQGRGVNLLVLDEPTNHLDLPAIEQLESALDSYTGTLLLVTHDRRMLDAVHTTRRIEVSGGKITEH, encoded by the coding sequence ATGACTGCAACCCTCGTCGCCAAGGATCTCGCCGCAGGACACGGTGACCGCTCGCTCTTCTCCGGGCTCGACCTCGTCGTCGCGCCCGGCGATGTGATCGGCCTCGTCGGTGTCAACGGCGCCGGCAAATCGACCCTGCTCCGTCTGCTCGCCGGACTCGACCGTCCGGAGCGGGGCGAGCTGAAGCTCTCCCCGCCCACCGCCGCGGTGGGCCATCTGCCGCAGGAGCCCGAGCGGCGGGCGGAGGAGACCGTACGGGACTTCCTCGCCCGCCGTACCGGCGTCGCCGCGGCCCAGATCGCCATGGACGATTCGACCCAGGCGCTCGTCGACGGCGCGCCCGGCGCCGACGACGCGTACTCGACCAGCCTGGAGCGCTGGCTGGACCTCGGTGGCGCGGACCTCGACGAGCGGGCCGAGGAGGTCGCCGCCTCGCTCGGTCTGACCGTCGGGCTCGACCAGCCGATGACCGGCCTCTCCGGCGGCCAGGCTGCCCGCGCCGGTCTCGCCTCGCTTCTTCTGTCGCGTTACGACGTCTTCCTGCTCGACGAGCCGACCAACGACCTCGACCTGGACGGTCTCGATCGCCTGGAAACCTTTGTCAAGGGCCTGCGCGCCGGCACCGTGGTCGTCAGCCACGACCGCGAGTTCCTCACCCGCACCGTCACCAAGGTCCTGGAACTCGATCTCGCGCAGCAGCGGATCACCCTGTACGGCGGCGGATACGCGGCATACCTGGAGGAGCGGGAGACCGCCCGCAGGCATGCCCGCGAGGACTTCGAGGAGTACGCCGACAAGAAGGCGGCGCTCGAGGGCAGGGCGCAGATGCAGCGGTCCTGGATGGACAAAGGGGTCAAGAACGCCCGCCGCAAGGCCACCGACAGCGACAAGCTCGGCCGCAAGTTCCGCAGCGAGGCCAGCGAGAAGCAGGCCTCGAAGGCCCGCCAGACGCAGCGCATGATCGAACGCCTGGACACGGTGGACGAGCCCCGCAAAGAGTGGGAACTCCGTATGGAGATCGCGTCGGCCCCCCGATCGGGATCGGTCGTCGCGACGCTGCGCGGCGCGGAGGTCCGCCGCGGCGACTTCAGCTTCGGCCCGGCCGACCTCCAGATCGACTGGGCGGACCGGGTCGCCATCACCGGAGCCAACGGCGCGGGCAAGTCCACACTGCTCGCCGCTCTGCTGGGCCGCCTCACCCTCGACGCGGGCCACGCATCGCTCGGCTCGGGCGTCGTGGTCGGCGAGGTCGACCAGGTCCGTGGCCTCTTCTACGGCACCGAGACCCTGCTCGACGCCTTCTGCGCGGCCGTCCCGGAGACCGAACCGGCCGAAGTCCGCACCCTGCTGGCCAAGTTCGGCCTCAAGGCGGAGCACGTGATGCGCCCGGCGACCACGCTCTCCCCGGGCGAGCGCACCCGCGCCGCGCTGGCGCTGCTCCAGGGCCGCGGCGTCAATCTCCTCGTACTCGACGAGCCGACCAACCACCTCGACCTGCCGGCGATCGAGCAGCTGGAGTCCGCGCTCGACTCGTACACCGGCACACTGCTGCTGGTCACGCACGATCGCCGGATGCTCGATGCGGTCCACACCACGCGCCGTATCGAGGTGTCCGGAGGAAAGATCACGGAGCACTGA
- a CDS encoding GlxA family transcriptional regulator, with translation MTQRSVLVVLFDDLQSLDVTGPVEVFAGASQAAGGAYGIRTASLDGAPVRTSSGLTLVPDTSLADAVGPHTLLVPGGNGTRTPDPRLVDWLRVHAPRAERLVSVCTGALLLAEAGLLDGHRATTHWASCDHLARRYPAVDVEPDPIFVRDGKLATSAGVTSGIDLALALVEEDLGRDIALTVARHLVVFLRRPGNQAQFSVQLAVQTARREPLRDVQQHITEHPEGDLSVEALAARARLSPRHFARAFQEETGTTPGRYVERVRLEHARRLLEDSPDGVEEISRGCGYGTPEAMRRAFVKALGTAPAEYRRRFRALTTK, from the coding sequence ATGACCCAGCGATCCGTACTCGTCGTTCTCTTCGACGACCTGCAGAGCCTCGATGTGACCGGCCCGGTCGAAGTCTTCGCGGGCGCGAGCCAGGCGGCCGGCGGCGCGTACGGGATCCGAACCGCTTCCCTGGACGGTGCCCCGGTCCGTACCTCCAGCGGGCTGACGCTCGTCCCGGACACCAGCCTCGCCGACGCCGTCGGCCCCCACACGCTGCTGGTACCCGGCGGCAACGGCACGCGTACCCCGGACCCGCGCCTTGTCGACTGGCTGCGCGTCCACGCCCCGCGGGCCGAGCGTCTGGTCTCCGTCTGCACCGGAGCCCTGCTGCTGGCCGAGGCCGGTCTGCTCGACGGCCACCGGGCCACCACGCACTGGGCCAGCTGCGACCATCTCGCCCGCCGCTATCCGGCCGTCGACGTCGAACCGGATCCGATCTTCGTACGCGACGGAAAGCTGGCCACCTCGGCCGGTGTCACTTCCGGCATCGACCTCGCCCTCGCCCTGGTCGAGGAGGATCTCGGCCGGGACATCGCGCTGACCGTCGCCCGCCATCTCGTCGTCTTCCTCAGGCGACCGGGAAACCAGGCGCAGTTCAGTGTCCAGCTCGCCGTACAGACCGCGCGCCGCGAGCCGCTGCGTGATGTGCAGCAGCACATCACCGAGCATCCGGAAGGGGATCTCTCGGTCGAGGCACTCGCCGCCCGCGCCAGGCTCTCGCCCCGCCATTTCGCCCGCGCCTTCCAGGAGGAGACGGGTACGACACCGGGTCGCTACGTCGAGCGGGTCCGTCTGGAGCATGCGCGCCGGCTACTGGAGGACAGCCCCGACGGCGTGGAAGAGATCTCGCGCGGTTGCGGCTACGGCACTCCGGAAGCCATGCGCCGCGCCTTCGTCAAGGCGCTGGGCACGGCACCGGCCGAATACCGGCGCCGCTTCCGCGCCCTGACCACGAAGTAG
- a CDS encoding LPFR motif small protein, whose amino-acid sequence MFSAIADVLRQIGSAIATVVTLPFRALARLFGGASHGGGRTRHG is encoded by the coding sequence TTGTTCAGCGCCATCGCAGATGTACTCCGGCAGATCGGCTCGGCGATCGCCACCGTGGTCACTCTGCCCTTCCGGGCACTGGCCCGGCTCTTCGGCGGAGCCTCACATGGCGGCGGCCGGACGCGCCACGGCTGA